The nucleotide window GCCTGCAGTCACTAAGGTGGAGCCTCATGAGCTCAGCTCgcagggagcaggctgcagctctcctaCCTCCACGAGGAACTGGCAGATGTTCTTGCGCTGGTCACCCTGCAACTGAATCACTTCTCCATACTCGGGGTGCTCAATCACAGTACCATTGCAGGCAAATTTCTGTGCAGGAGAGAACGGCCTCCTCAGCAccccccagcgctgcccccCGGCTCCCACGGGCGGGAGCACGGCTCAGCTCGGTGTGCTCCCCGGGCGGGCAGGACCCGCAGCCCAGCTCCCGGCTctgcccccccccggctctCACCTTCTTGAAGGCCTTCACCAGTTTCTTTTTATCGTAATCATCCGCGATGCCCTGGACTGTGGTGAGGGTC belongs to Dryobates pubescens isolate bDryPub1 chromosome 36, bDryPub1.pri, whole genome shotgun sequence and includes:
- the EIF1 gene encoding eukaryotic translation initiation factor 1; translation: MSAIQNLQPFDPFADASKGDDLLPAGTEDYIHIRIQQRNGRKTLTTVQGIADDYDKKKLVKAFKKKFACNGTVIEHPEYGEVIQLQGDQRKNICQFLVEIGLAKDDQLKVHGF